The following are from one region of the Salvia hispanica cultivar TCC Black 2014 chromosome 1, UniMelb_Shisp_WGS_1.0, whole genome shotgun sequence genome:
- the LOC125202229 gene encoding uncharacterized protein LOC125202229 isoform X1 has product MVQVGLKPTKLGSTKSATICLRNKTTILSMVESSLCDGPIYFSHVSTKPKHAYFTLRDPDLATSLTLDIKINGSNSSEEEKVILMFRFHYNAMKMQNASLRIGGNFVYESGKTTLCVTKVAQSNRVVSSQIYWDRVSIPERWLVEESPFSEWQRARVDWREAAEAHVLKVDVPGFNEEEVKVEVEDGGGILQISGERREEGGGEEGDKWHCAERGGGKFLRRLRLPENARLDELKAGLEKGVLTVTVPKEEVSGKVQVKVEDISG; this is encoded by the coding sequence ATGGTCCAAGTAGGATTGAAACCGACAAAACTAGGTTCAACCAAATCCGCAACTATATGCCTTCGTAACAAGACTACTATATTGAGCATGGTTGAATCAAGTTTATGTGACGGCCCAATTTATTTCTCCCACGTCTCTACTAAGCCTAAACATGCATATTTTACCTTGCGTGATCCTGATTTGGCTACTAGTTTAACCCTTGATATCAAAATCAACGGATCCAATTCTAGTgaggaagaaaaagtaattctcATGTTTAGGTTCCATTACAATGCGATGAAGATGCAAAATGCAAGCTTGAGGATTGGTggtaattttgtttatgagaGTGGGAAAACGACATTGTGCGTTACCAAAGTTGCTCAAAGCAACCGTGTGGTGTCGAGTCAGATTTATTGGGATAGGGTTTCGATACCGGAGAGATGGTTGGTTGAGGAGAGCCCCTTCTCGGAGTGGCAGCGGGCTCGGGTGGACTGGAGGGAGGCGGCTGAGGCGCATGTGTTGAAGGTGGATGTTCCGGGATTTAATGAAGAGGAGGTGAAGGTTGAGGTTGAAGATGGTGGTGGAATTCTACAGATTAGTGGGGAGAGAAGGGAGGAGGGAGGGGGGGAGGAGGGAGACAAGTGGCACTGTGCGGAGAGGGGCGGTGGGAAGTTCCTTCGTCGGTTGAGGTTGCCGGAGAATGCCAGGCTGGATGAGTTGAAGGCCGGGTTGGAGAAAGGGGTGCTGACGGTAACGGTGCCGAAAGAGGAAGTGAGTGGGAAAGTGCAAGTGAAGGTTGAAGATATCTCTGGTTGA
- the LOC125202229 gene encoding 16.9 kDa class I heat shock protein 1-like isoform X2 has translation MKMQNASLRIGGNFVYESGKTTLCVTKVAQSNRVVSSQIYWDRVSIPERWLVEESPFSEWQRARVDWREAAEAHVLKVDVPGFNEEEVKVEVEDGGGILQISGERREEGGGEEGDKWHCAERGGGKFLRRLRLPENARLDELKAGLEKGVLTVTVPKEEVSGKVQVKVEDISG, from the coding sequence ATGAAGATGCAAAATGCAAGCTTGAGGATTGGTggtaattttgtttatgagaGTGGGAAAACGACATTGTGCGTTACCAAAGTTGCTCAAAGCAACCGTGTGGTGTCGAGTCAGATTTATTGGGATAGGGTTTCGATACCGGAGAGATGGTTGGTTGAGGAGAGCCCCTTCTCGGAGTGGCAGCGGGCTCGGGTGGACTGGAGGGAGGCGGCTGAGGCGCATGTGTTGAAGGTGGATGTTCCGGGATTTAATGAAGAGGAGGTGAAGGTTGAGGTTGAAGATGGTGGTGGAATTCTACAGATTAGTGGGGAGAGAAGGGAGGAGGGAGGGGGGGAGGAGGGAGACAAGTGGCACTGTGCGGAGAGGGGCGGTGGGAAGTTCCTTCGTCGGTTGAGGTTGCCGGAGAATGCCAGGCTGGATGAGTTGAAGGCCGGGTTGGAGAAAGGGGTGCTGACGGTAACGGTGCCGAAAGAGGAAGTGAGTGGGAAAGTGCAAGTGAAGGTTGAAGATATCTCTGGTTGA
- the LOC125200967 gene encoding 17.3 kDa class I heat shock protein-like, producing MSLIPSFFGRRSSNVFDPFSLDVWDPFQDFPLSSAVANFPSSARETSAVANARIDWKETPEAHLFKVDVPGLKKEEVKVEVEDGGILQISGERSKEHEEKNDKWHRVERSSGKFCRRFRLPESAKLEQVKAAMENGVLTVTVPKEEAKKPEVKAIDISG from the coding sequence ATGTCTCTGATCCCAAGCTTCTTCGGGCGCCGCAGCAGCAACGTGTTCGACCCATTCTCCCTTGATGTTTGGGATCCTTTTCAGGACTTTCCTCTCTCCTCCGCCGTCGCTAACTTCCCTTCCTCTGCCCGAGAAACCAGCGCGGTGGCCAACGCCCGCATCGACTGGAAAGAGACGCCGGAGGCTCATCTCTTCAAAGTTGATGTTCCCGGattgaagaaggaagaagTGAAGGTTGAGGTTGAAGATGGTGGCATTCTGCAAATCAGTGGAGAGAGGAGCAAAGAGCATGAGGAGAAGAATGATAAGTGGCACCGTGTGGAAAGGAGCAGTGGCAAGTTCTGCCGCCGCTTTAGGCTGCCGGAGAGTGCCAAGCTGGAGCAGGTGAAGGCGGCCATGGAGAATGGGGTGCTGACAGTGACGGTGCCAAAGGAGGAAGCCAAGAAGCCTGAAGTGAAGGCTATTGATATCTCTGGCTAA
- the LOC125191807 gene encoding uncharacterized protein LOC125191807 has translation MVHKFLEKLYPPSEAIKRQHEIIAFQMIPAETIRDAWGRFKALLKRCPNHGLSPTVQVITFFKGCLPEAQRELNLSAGSNLLKKGEEEAIEVIEELASSDEGWSNERSKVHRVAYTTDHDTMSTLSDKLDALTMKFDCMAMGQPSQEPQGNMEDANYVQQGGNRYYNNSRPNFNSLRIQPPPPRLTVSDGMMSDPKKMITEDILKSFMLQSNKVMEQNNQRMEKVEADVQGMATHLKNIDIQISQISQTVSTLMQPGKFPSTTIINPKDCKAIHLRSGTNYDGPSMPSGNEGRVAEKRAEEEELVKEGETVQISTPPKENTTIPSPTPPTAHTPAEVRIPYPQRVQKKKTDAQFSRFLDIFRKVNLNIPLVEALQEMPTYAKFLKDVLSKKKKWTDYETLPAKLKDPGSFNISCVIGNDRQTKALCDLGASINSMPLSFFRKMKIGTLKPTTITLQMADRTITYPKGIVEDVLVKVHDFIFPVDFVVLDMEEDVNVPLILGRPFLATEKH, from the exons ATGGTCCATAAATTCCTGGAGAAGTTATATCCCCCTAGTGAGGCTATTAAGAGGCAGCACGAGATCATTGCCTTTCAGATGATTCCTGCGGAGACTATCAGAGATGCATGGGGGAGATTCAAAGCCTTGCTGAAGAGGTGTCCCAATCATGGTCTGTCCCCAACAGTGCAAGTTATTACATTCTTTAAGGGATGTTTACCTGAAGCGCAACGAGAGTTAAATTTAAGCGCGGGAAGTAATCTTCTCAAGAAAGGAGAGGAGGAGGCGATAGAGGTAATTGAAGAGCTTGCATCCAGTGATGAAGGATGGAGCAACGAAAGGAGTAAGGTGCATAGGGTGGCTTATACCACGGATCATGATACAATGAGCACCTTATCCGACAAGCTGGATGCATTAACTATGAAGTTCGACTGCATGGCGATGGGGCAACCGTCTCAAGAGCCCCAAGGAAATATGGAGGATGCGAATTATGTGCAGCAAGGGGGCAACAGGTATTACAACAACTCACGCCCGAACTTTAATAGTTTGAGGATACAACCA CCTCCTCCGAGACTCACAGTTTCTGATGGGATGATGAGCGACCCCAAGAAGATGATCACGGAGGACATACTCAAGTCCTTCATGCTACAATCTAATAAGGTCATGGAGCAGAACAATCAAAGGATGGAGAAGGTCGAGGCGGATGTACAGGGAATGGCCACGCATTTGAAGAACATTGATATTCAAATCAGCCAGATTTCCCAGACTGTGAGCACTCTTATGCAACCAGGAAAGTTCCCTTCTACCACTATCATCAATCCCAAGGATTGCAAAGCTATACATCTGAGGAGTGGAACAAACTACGACGGACCTTCAATGCCATCCGGGAATGAGGGTAGAGTAGCAGAAAAGAGAGCTGAAGAGGAGGAATTGGTCAAAGAAGGTGAGACAGTGCAAATTTCTACTCCACCTAAGGAGAACACGACTATACCTTCACCCACACCACCTACAGCTCATACTCCAGCTGAAGTGAGGATCCCTTATCCTCAACGTGTTCAAAAGAAGAAGACAGATGCTCAATTCTCGAGGTTCTTAGACATTTTCAGGAAGGTGAACTTGAATATCCCATTGGTGGAGGCACTTCAAGAAATGCCTACATATGCAAAGTTCTTAAAAGATGTGCtctccaagaagaagaagtggaCTGACTATGAGACG CTGCCGGCCAAGCTTAAAGATCCTGGGAGTTTCAACATCTCATGCGTCATTGGAAATGACAGACAGACAAAGGCACTTTGTGATCTGGGGGCGAGCATAAATTCGATGcctttatcatttttcagaAAGATGAAGATCGGCACTCTCAAGCCGACTACAATCACACTGCAGATGGCAGATAGAACCATCACCTATCCTAAAGGAATTGTTGAGGACGTTCTTGTGAAGGTACACGACTTCATATTTCCTGTCGATTTTGTAGTGTTGGATATGGAAGAAGACGTGAATGTACCGCTTATCCTGGGGCGTCCATTCCTTGCAACGGAAAAGCATTGA